A window of the Trichoderma asperellum chromosome 6, complete sequence genome harbors these coding sequences:
- a CDS encoding uncharacterized protein (antiSMASH:Cluster_6.5~EggNog:ENOG41~SMCOG1288:ABC transporter related protein~TransMembrane:12 (i64-88o124-145i196-215o221-241i298-322o342-367i770-796o816-843i876-909o915-938i1002-1022o1034-1054i)): MGTQEDAESLHAATEAAMASQDGSEAAESVSNNKKEQSKVGKFFSEFFTYFQLLVYANPTWLDIVLLTVGTVSAAAAGVPFPLMGILFGQLVDDLNTASCDAKSPSADEASQIQHSIDDKVLELTYIGIASFVLIYIYIVSWSIFSRRLEARIRDRYFQALLQQDATFYDKRQAGELSSRLNADVQAVQSGTSEKVGICIACTSFFLTAYVVAFIKNWRLAAILLSLIPAFFLMAGLGSAFSAKYTGAMSDAIGSASSIAQETLSNIAVVQAFGAGSRLEAKFSSHVMTAQKRGIKKAFAAAVQAGTLYFIAYAANALSFWQGSHQIVNTIANPNGVSVGEIYTVIFLLVDACVVFGSIAPLLPLLGGASTAFLKLRQDIETPATINSRSTSGLKLSDSAAASISFRNVSFAYTSRPDHLVLKNVSFDCPVGKYTAIVGLSGSGKSTVAGLTTRIYDPQGGKVLLDGHDLKDINVKSLRSFISLVQQEPSLLDRSILENIALGLFNSPWQKHQKFQSIILGNGLAEVAEKVRDGQDLTTVAQAYSSDMAELVEMICQSAALADASTFIHKLEHGYGTLVGTAGKLVSGGQRQRLAFARALIRDPKILLLDEATASLDSASEQRIQTAVESISKGRTIIAIAHRLSTIKNADNIIVMNNGEIIEQGTHLELMALDGSYAGMVRLQNLASKEQDDTPSLSSTAKGETEIILSEKESSLSETAALREDLPGTALETEQEPSQTAAEGEDKALDADMSAWKIIKMFGLMLRPHLLMLLLAVFSAVIVGGTFSSAGVIFGNTVSKVSPCNSTHQILWAGKFFGGLFFMLAVVELFAYTGSWFGFGYVAEKLLYNIRVLTFRSLYEQELDWHQSEGRSPASLLSIVTADAAAVGGFSGSIMGTMFSIIVNFFVAIILSHIIAWKIAIVCLVTVPILLGSGIMQVRSLSRFERKHAGAFSNALGITVEAVTSYKTVSSLAIEDEILHTYRRALKAPQKEMALSSAYTNFWLAIANSIGNLIYAFAYWWGSTRITRGEYSQAQFFIILMAMLVSAQLWGQMFTLAPEVSRSRAAASRILSLINLGSAKRLGVTETEFGNISRGEKDVEAASSAISSQGIKPSRGGVTVTFRDVSFAYPARPHIQILKNTSFTIPAGQFCGLVGPSGAGKSTIMSLVQRMYRPSSGTVEIDGVDICAREGVDFRHDIAVVPQDCALFDGTVKFNVGLGAVPGHEATDSEIEEACKLANIHDTIVALPNGYDTECGPNGSRLSGGQRQRLAIARALVRKPRLLLLDESTSALDAESERALQEGLEQAARGITVIAITHRLHTVRKADVIFVVEGGNVVDKGRHEELVERSESYRINALQQMLG, encoded by the exons ATGGGCACTCAGGAAGACGCAGAAAGCCTTCATGCTGCGACTGAAGCTGCTATGGCATCCCAAGATGGCAGCGAGGCAGCAGAATCGGTCTCCAACAACAAAAAGGAGCAATCCAAGGTTGGAAAG TTCTTTTCAGAATTCTTCACATACTTCCAGCTTCTCGTCTATGCCAACCCAACATGGCTCGACATCGTCCTTCTCACCGTAGGCACAGtgtctgctgcagccgcagGAGTGCCGTTTCCTCTGATGGGAATCCTCTTCGGTCAGCTCGTCGACGACCTCAACACTGCGAGCTGCGATGCCAAGAGCCCCAGCGCGGACGAAGCTTCGCAAATTCAGCATTCAATCGATGACAAGGTGCTCGAGTTGACTTATATCGGCATTGCTAGCTTCGTCCTGATCTACATTTACATAGTCAGCTGGAGCATCTTTAGCCGTCGGCTGGAAGCACGTATCCGAGACCGCTACTTTCAAGCGCTTCTGCAACAAGATGCGACCTTTTACGACAAGCGTCAAGCTGGTGAGCTGTCATCTCGTCTCAATGCAGATGTGCAGGCCGTCCAGTCTGGAACCTCAGAGAAAGTCGGCATCTGCATCGCCTGCACGTCCTTTTTCCTCACAGCCTATGTCGTGGCCTTTATAAAGAACTGGAGGCTTGCTGCCATTCTTCTGTCTCTTATTCCTGCTTTCTTCCTCATGGCAGGACTAGGAAGTGCGTTCTCCGCAAAGTATACCGGTGCCATGTCTGATGCAATTGGCTCGGCATCCTCCATCGCCCAGGAAACTCTGTCCAATATTGCGGTTGTCCAAGCCTTTGGCGCTGGCTCGCGCTTGGAGGCCAAATTTTCTTCACATGTCATGACAGCTCAGAAAAGGGGCATAAAAaaggcttttgctgctgcagttCAGGCCGGCACTCTATACTTCATTGCGTATGCTGCAAATGCATTGTCTTTTTGGCAGGGAAGCCACCAAATTGTCAATACCATCGCCAATCCTAATGGCGTATCCGTGGGAGAGATTTATACAGTCATTTTCCTCCTTGTAGATG CATGTGTCGTTTTTGGCTCTATCGCCCCCCTATTGCCCCTGTTGGGGGGTGCGTCCACAGCTTTCCTAAAACTGCGACAAGATATCGAAACACCAGCCACAATCAACTCCAGATCGACTTCCGGCTTGAAACTTTCAGAttctgccgccgcctccattTCGTTCCGCAACGTCTCGTTCGCTTATACCTCCAGACCAGATCACCTTGTGCTCAAGAATGTCTCATTTGATTGCCCTGTCGGCAAATATACTGCGATAGTTGGACTGTCTGGCAGTGGTAAGTCTACAGTGGCTGGCTTGACAACAAGGATCTATGACCCTCAAGGTGGAAAGGTGCTGCTTGACGGGCATGATTTGAAGGACATAAACGTAAAAAGTTTGAGAAGCTTCATCAGCTTGGTTCAGCAGGAGCCGTCGCTGCTAGATCGGTCAATCTTGGAGAATATCGCGTTGGGATTGTTCAACTCGCCGTGGCAAAAGCATCAGAAATTCCAATCCATCATTCTAGGAAATGGACTTGCCGAGGTGGCAGAAAAGGTTAGAGATGGACAAGATCTGACCACTGTCGCTCAGGCGTATAGTTCGGATATGGCTGAGCTCGTGGAAATGATTTGCCAGTCAGCTGCTCTAGCTGACGCATCAACCTTTATTCACAAGCTTGAACATGGATATGGAACTCTTGTCGGCACAGCAGGAAAGCTTGTTAGTGGAGGGCAGCGACAAAGGCTTGCCTTTGCTCGCGCTTTAATCCGAGACCCAAAGATTCTTCTCCTCGACGAGGCGACAGCATCTCTTGATTCAGCCAGTGAGCAACGCATCCAGACGGCAGTTGAGTCGATATCCAAGGGCCgcaccatcatcgccatcgcccacCGCTTGTCCACTATCAAAAATGCTGATAACATCATTGTTATGAATAACGGTGAAATTATTGAACAGGGCACACATTTAGAGCTCATGGCGCTTGATGGTTCGTATGCTGGCATGGTTCGTTTACAAAACCTGGCGTCCAAAGAACAGGACGACACGCCATCTTTGTCCAGCACAGCCAAAGGCGAAACTGAAATCATTCTCTCAGAGAAAGAATCTTCTTTGAGTGAAACTGCAGCACTGAGAGAAGATTTACCAGGTACAGCTTTGGAAACTGAACAAGAGCCGAGCCAGACAGCCGCCGAAGGAGAAGATAAAGCGCTGGATGCCGATATGTCGGCTTGGAAAATCATCAAGATGTTTGGCCTCATGCTTCGCCCACATCTCCTGATGCTCCTACTAGCCGTCTTCTCTGCCGTTATCGTTGGCGGTACTTTCTCCTCTGCCGGTGTCATCTTCGGCAATACGGTCTCGAAAGTAAGCCCCTGCAACTCGACCCATCAAATTCTATGGGCAGGCAAGTTCTTCGGCGGCTTGTTCTTTATGCTAGCCGTGGTTGAGCTGTTCGCCTACACGGGAAGCTGGTTCGGCTTCGGCTATGTCGCAGAAAAGCTTCTCTACAATATTCGCGTGCTCACATTCCGCTCGCTCTATGAACAAGAGCTGGACTGGCACCAATCAGAGGGCCGTTCGCCAGCGTCTTTGCTTTCCATTGTCACAGCagatgctgccgccgtcgGCGGTTTCAGCGGGTCAATTATGGGAACAATGTtttccatcatcgtcaacttcttcgtcgccatcattCTTTCACATATAATCGCCTGGAAAATCGCCATTGTGTGCTTGGTAACTGTGCCTATCCTTCTGGGCTCGGGAATCATGCAAGTCCGTTCCTTGTCACGTTTTGAACGCAAGCATGCCGGAGCATTCTCAAACGCTCTCGGTATTACGGTTGAGGCTGTTACTTCGTACAAGACCGTATCGTCGCTAGCTATCGAAGATGAGATACTGCACACATATCGTCGAGCTCTCAAAGCTCCTCAGAAGGAGATGGCTCTGTCAAGCGCCTATACCAACTTTTGGCTTGCCATCGCCAACAGCATCGGTAACCTTATTTACGCCTTTGCGTACTGGTGGGGTTCAACAAGGATCACAAGGGGGGAGTACAGCCAAGCTCAGTTCTTTATTATTCTCATGGCCATGCTCGTGAGTGCCCAGTTGTGGGGCCAGATGTTCACGTTGGCTCCCGAGGTCTCACGttccagagcagcagcatctagaATCCTGAGTCTCATAAACCTTGGTTCTGCCAAGCGCCTTGGTGTGACGGAGACCGAGTTTGGCAATATATCACGCGGAGAGAAAGATGTCGAAGCAGCATCAAGCGCCATTTCAAGCCAAGGGATCAAGCCAAGCCGCGGTGGCGTCACCGTCACATTCCGAGATGTATCCTTCGCATATCCTGCTCGGCCACATATTCAGATTTTGAAGAACACATCATTCACGATACCAGCAGGCCAGTTTTGTGGTCTCGTGGGTCCGTCAGGAGCCGGTAAATCCACAATCATGTCACTGGTCCAAAGGATGTATCGCCCTTCTAGTGGAACGGTTGAGATTGATGGGGTCGATATCTGTGCTCGTGAAGGTGTGGACTTTCGTCATGACATTGCCGTAGTGCCACAAGACTGCGCCCTGTTTGATGGAACCGTCAAGTTCAACGTAGGACTCGGCGCGGTGCCAGGTCACGAAGCCACCGACTCGGAGATCGAAGAGGCCTGCAAGCTGGCTAATATCCATGACACCATCGTGGCACTTCCGAACGGCTACGATACGGAATGCGGTCCTAACGGATCCCGATTGTCTGGGGGTCAGCGTCAACGATTGGCAATTGCGAGGGCGCTAGTCCGAAAACCACggcttctgctgctcgacGAGAGCACCAGTGCCCTCGACgcagagagcgagagggCCCTGCAAGAAGGCCTGGAACAGGCAGCCAGAGGCATTACCGTCATTGCCATCACCCACAGGCTACACACCGTCCGCAAAGCTGACGTGatcttcgtcgtcgaggGAGGAAACGTGGTCGACAAAGGTCGTCACGAGGAACTGGTGGAGAGAAGTGAGTCGTATAGGATTAatgcgctgcagcagatgctggGCTAG
- a CDS encoding uncharacterized protein (antiSMASH:Cluster_6.5) — MCRRAARAEKDAPIEGLGDFNAANGTEQFIVVLAAIPFGLVRAPPIAKVQSCGGPH; from the coding sequence ATGTGCCGACGAGCTGCCCGAGCAGAGAAAGACGCGCCGATAGAGGGACTTGGCGACTTCAACGCAGCCAATGGCACCGAGCAATTCATTGTCGTTCTTGCTGCCATTCCATTCGGTCTAGTACGAGCACCGCCTATTGCCAAGGTTCAGTCCTGCGGCGGGCCCCATTAG